A part of Toxotes jaculatrix isolate fToxJac2 chromosome 24, fToxJac2.pri, whole genome shotgun sequence genomic DNA contains:
- the prkx gene encoding cAMP-dependent protein kinase catalytic subunit PRKX — protein MASSKAKVGVNSEANSLKESKSPTGEASLNHRVYCLDDLETVATVGTGTFGRVFLVKDKKTRAFYALKQMKIPDVIRLKQEQHVHNEKEVLTEVNHPFLIRLFWTHHDERFLYMLMDYVPGGELFSYLRSRGRFSNATGLFYTSEIVCAIEYLHSKEIVYRDLKPENILLDSEGHIRLTDFGFAKKLSDRTWTLCGTPEYLAPEVIQSKGHGRAVDWWALGILIFEMLAGYPPFFDDNPFGIYQKILAGKLEFPRHLDLYVKDLIKKFLVIDRARRLGNMKNGADDVKKHRWFKTVDWEAVPQRKLKPPIVPKVSHEGDTSNFDVYPEDDWKKDPPVPQKDLEIFKNF, from the exons ATGGCGTCCTCCAAAGCAAAAGTCGGAGTCAACAGTGAGGCTAACTCCTTGAAAGAGAGTAAAAGCCCAACTGGAGAGGCGTCTCTTAATCACCGGGTATATTGTCTAGATGATCTGGAGACCGTCGCCACAGTCG GCACTGGAACATTTGGTCGAGTCTTCCTGGTCAAGGACAAGAAGACCAGGGCCTTCTACGCCCTGAAGCAGATGAAGATCCCAGACGTTATCCGACTGAAGCAGGAGCAGCACGTCCACAACGAGAAGGAGGTGCTGACAGAGGTTAACCACCCCTTCCTCATCCGACT GTTCTGGACCCACCACGACGAGCGCTTCCTCTACATGCTGATGGACTATGTTCCAGGTGGGGAGCTGTTCAGCTACTTGCGAAGCCGCGGGCGCTTCAGCAACGCCACGGGCCTCTTCTACACTTCTGAGATTGTGTGCGCCATCGAGTACCTCCACTCCAAAGAGATTGTCTACCGCGACCTGAAGCCCGAGAACATCCTGCTGGACAGCGAAGGACACATCCGCCTGACCGACTTCGGCTTCGCTAAGAAGCTCTCCGACAG GACCTGGACTCTGTGTGGTACTCCTGAGTACCTGGCCCCCGAAGTCATCCAAAGCAAAGGTCACGGCCGGGCAGTGGACTGGTGGGCTCTGGGCATCCTCATCTTTGAAATGCTGGCTGG GTACCCACCTTTCTTTGATGACAACCCATTTGGAATCTACCAGAAGATCCTCGCTGGAAAACTGGAATTCCCACGGCATCTGGATTTATATGTCAA AGACCTCATCAAGAAGTTTCTGGTCATCGACCGAGCCAGACGTCTAGGCAACATGAAG aacGGGGCAGATGACGTGAAGAAGCACCGCTGGTTCAAGACAGTGGACTGGGAAGCAGTTCCACAGAGGAAACTGAAG CCTCCAATTGTTCCTAAAGTTTCCCACGAGGGCGACACCTCCAACTTTGACGTTTACCCGGAGGACGACTGGAAGAAGGACCCTCCTGTGCCTCAGAAGGACTTGGAGATCTTCAAGAACTTCTGA